Proteins from one Triticum aestivum cultivar Chinese Spring chromosome 7A, IWGSC CS RefSeq v2.1, whole genome shotgun sequence genomic window:
- the LOC123147506 gene encoding uncharacterized protein, whose product MASGGGGGRRRGSRRAKGKKKKKTKYLSLSRHLAKTVEVHRPAESLSVEDSLPPPSALPSPSAEEAVETPEEACGHEQQQLEPFALHPEAPSTLFAAAPSLTDILGVSSPSFSGGGEGGSPSCTPSPDASAGTAGGEEEDLARRALRGRERWVYCRSSSSSPSAATATTTTSSSCSSAASTGAASARSPLLKLDYDEILAAWAGRGSLYIGGTAGHVTPKLELDSEVFVDVAPPPQAATWSSREVSGRAERVRRYKEKRHARLFSKRIRYEVRRLNAVRRPRLKGRFIKENEGVAMAD is encoded by the exons atggctagcggcggcggcggcggccggcggcgggggtCGCGCCGGgccaaggggaagaagaagaagaagaccaagtacCTCAGCCTCAGCCGCCACCTCGCCAAGACGGTGGAGGTCCACAGGCCTGCCGAATCTCTGTCGGTGGAGGATTCTCTCCCGCCACCCTCGGCGTTGCCGTCGCCGTCGGCGGAGGAGGCAGTGGAGACGCCCGAGGAAGCATGCGGGCACGAGCAGCAGCAGCTCGAGCCGTTCGCGCTGCATCCTGAGGCGCCGTCGACTCTCTTCGCGGCGGCGCCGTCGCTGACAGACATCCTCGGCGTGTCCTCCCCCTCCTTTTCCGGCGGGGGCGAAGGGGGTTCGCCCTCGTGCACCCCCTCCCCGGACGCCTCCGCGGGGACTgctggcggggaggaggaggacctTGCGCGGCGCGCGCTCCGGGGGAGGGAGCGGTGGGTGTACTGCAGGAGCAGCTCCTCTTCGCCGAGCGCGGCCACTGCGACGACCACCACCTCATCCTCGTGCTCGTCGGCCGCGAGCACGGGCGCCGCCTCCGCGCGGTCGCCGCTGCTCAAGCTGGACTACGATGAGATCCTGGCCGCCTGGGCGGGCCGCGGGTCCCTCTACATCGGCGGCACCGCGGGCCACGTCACGCCCAAGCTGGAGCTCGATTCT GAGGTGTTCGTGGATGTGGCGCCGCCGCCGCaggcggcgacgtggagctcgcGGGAGGTGTCCGGAAGGGCGGAGCGGGTGAGGCGGTATAAGGAGAAGCGACATGCCCGGCTGTTCTCCAAGCGGATCCGGTACGAGGTTCGCCGGCTCAATGCCGTCAGGCGGCCGCGCTTGAAG GGTCGTTTCATCAAGGAAAACGAAGGTGTTGCGATGGCCGATTGA